In Corylus avellana chromosome ca2, CavTom2PMs-1.0, the following proteins share a genomic window:
- the LOC132169561 gene encoding uncharacterized protein LOC132169561, translated as MLADFLTEFTNLPMTQEWQKDETWVVYVDGSSTRKNEGAGVVLITLDGEELCSSLRLEFKTTNNEAEYEAVLAGLGLAREMGAEFVELRSDLQVIVGHIQGEFEARGECIQEILYYKIPREENERADQLAQMASTAVSSTEEPEESIHTLARPAITDTVSISVTETVPKWQRSIREYLEQGVLPLDKKSATQVKTRAARFTIINRALYKRGFMLPLLKCISKEEGDYVLRKIHEGICGGHSGARVLALKAIRAATPRRFEFNLFATAFLTMGGAYSRTTISWKGGVRFTVVAVDYFTKWAEVEALVNITAKSIERFLWKNVICRYGIPHAFITDNGKQFDCESFREWCAKLHVRNYYFSPSHPQANGQVEATNKTIFKILKKKLGDQKGDWADDLPEVLWACRTTKRIPTKETPYAFAFGTKAVILAEIGSGSYRVESFHSKTNDEGLKLHLHLLQEKRDQAQVTMSAYQEKVARYFNKGVNTEASRSGTQFYARSPLLPKTLRKEN; from the exons ATGTTGGCTGATTTCTTGACAGAATTCACCAACCTGCCTATGACCCAAGAATGGCAAAAAGACGAGACATGGGTAGTCTATGTAGATGGATCCTCTACAAGGAAAAACGAAGGAGCCGGTGTTGTATTAATCACCCTGGATGGAGAAGAATTATGCAGTTCCCTAAGGTTGGAATTCAAGACCACCAATAATGAGGCCGAGTATGAGGCAGTTCTAGCAGGACTTGGTTTGGCCCGAGAGATGGGAGCTGAGTTTGTTGAACTACGGAGTGACTTGCAGGTGATTGTCGGGCACATCCAAGGAGAGTTTGAAGCCAGAGGAG AATGCATTCAAGAAATTCTGTATTATAAGATCCCAAGAGAAGAGAATGAACGAGCTGACCAGTTAGCCCAAATGGCATCGACAGCAGTTAGCAGTACTGAAGAGCCTGAAGAGTCAATCCATACTTTAGCAAGACCTGCCATAACCGACACTGTCTCGATCTCGGTTACCGAGACCGTACCGAAATGGCAGAGGAGCATAAGGGAGTATTTGGAACAAGGAGTTCTCCCGTTAGATAAGAAGTCGGCAACGCAAGTTAAAACTAGAGCTGCCAGATTCACTATCATTAACAGGGCTCTATACAAACGGGGCTTTATGCTACCACTCCTCAAGTGTATTTCTAAGGAAGAAGGTGATTATGTCCTTCGCAAGATTCATGAAGGTATCTGCGGCGGCCACTCGGGAGCAAGAGTATTGGCGCTTAAAGCAATCAGGGCCG CAACCCCCAGAAGATTTGAGTTCAATCTCTTCGCCACGGCCTTTCTCACAATGGGGGGTGCATATAGTAGGACCACTATCTCGTGGAAAGGGGGTGTTCGGTTCACAGTTGTAGCAGTagattatttcaccaaatgggcagaagTAGAGGCCCTAGTGAATATTACAGCCAAGAGCATCGAACGGTTCTTATGGAAGAACGTCATATGCCGCTATGGTATTCCTCATGCGTTTATAACTGATAATGGGAAGCAATTTGACTGCGAGTCATTCCGAGAATGGTGTGCAAAACTTCATGTAAGAAACTATTACTTCTCCCCATCTCATCCCCAGGCAAATGGGCAAGTAGAAGCCACCAACaagacaatttttaaaattctgaAGAAGAAACTTGGAGATCAGAAGGGAGATTGGGCAGATGATCTTCCAGAAGTTTTGTGGGCATGTCGAACAACCAAAAGAATACCCACCAAGGAGACTCCATATGCCTTCGCTTTCGGGACCAAGGCGGTCATCCTAGCCGAGATAGGCTCGGGAAGTTACCGAGTCGAGTCCTTTCATTCCAAGACTAATGATGAAGGGCTCAAACTACACTTGCACCTACTACAGGAAAAGCGGGACCAGGCCCAAGTAACCATGTCAGCATACCAGGAGAAAGTGGCTCGGTATTTTAATAAAGGAGTCAACACAGAAGCTTCAAGATCGGGGACCCAGTTTTACGCAAGATCACCATTGCTACCAAAGACCCTGCGAAAGGAAAATTAG